One genomic window of Nicotiana sylvestris chromosome 10, ASM39365v2, whole genome shotgun sequence includes the following:
- the LOC104231153 gene encoding acetylajmalan esterase-like: MASLSLAKVSFFLLVIILAFHSSPSAARRKCGITFVYQFGDSLADAGNTMRLPNVSLTLSTSKLPYGETFFNKPTGRASDGRIINDFIVSALNLPFLNAYLNKGTSFRQGANFAVSGATALNNTFWAAQNVNLRPWNKYLDAQLDWFKSHLQSTCGSNCGQHLKNSLVILGEFGGVDYFNCFFSNKQEPEIRRYVPLVIAEITRGIRDVIKLGATRILVPGVYPFGCLPVYLTSFAVPNATAYNPLGCLRNLNVFSSYHNTELKIALKSLQCEFPNVRIVYGDYYGALMTVLRRATRFGFNQNTLLAACCGGGGGRYNYGKPCGSDGATTCPNPSRYVNWDGIHLTDAAHHRMANIILNDILPKFVYNNVEDAGVLMSSY, translated from the coding sequence ATGGCTTCTCTATCTCTAGCTAAAGTATCTTTCTTTCTTCTAGTAATAATCTTAGCTTTCCATTCTTCTCCTTCTGCTGCCAGAAGGAAATGCGGCATAACTTTTGTTTACCAATTCGGCGACTCTCTCGCTGATGCTGGAAATACCATGCGTCTCCCGAATGTCTCCCTGACATTAAGCACCAGCAAACTTCCTTATGGCGAAACCTTTTTTAACAAACCTACAGGCCGCGCCTCAGACGGCCGTATCATTAATGATTTCATTGTTTCTGCTCTCAATCTTCCTTTCCTAAATGCTTATTTGAACAAAGGTACTTCTTTCCGCCAAGGCGCTAACTTCGCTGTCTCTGGTGCCACGGCGTTAAATAACACTTTCTGGGCTGCTCAGAATGTCAATTTACGTCCTTGGAACAAGTATCTCGATGCTCAATTAGATTGGTTCAAATCTCATCTGCAGTCCACCTGTGGCTCCAATTGTGGACAACATCTCAAGAATTCTCTCGTTATATTGGGAGAATTCGGTGGAGTTGACTACTTTAACTGTTTTTTCTCAAACAAGCAAGAACCTGAGATCCGGAGATACGTTCCTCTTGTGATTGCTGAAATTACAAGAGGAATAAGAGATGTGATTAAACTAGGAGCAACTCGAATTTTGGTTCCAGGAGTTTACCCTTTCGGATGTTTACCTGTTTACTTAACAAGTTTTGCTGTGCCTAATGCAACTGCTTACAATCCATTGGGTTGCTTGAGAAATTTGAATGTTTTCTCTTCATACCACAATACTGAGCTGAAAATAGCTCTAAAAAGTTTACAGTGCGAATTCCCAAATGTTAGAATAGTTTACGGGGATTACTACGGAGCGCTTATGACTGTTCTTCGTCGGGCTACTAGATTTGGATTTAATCAGAACACATTGCTCGCTGCGTGCTGTGGAGGCGGCGGCGGACGATACAATTATGGGAAACCTTGTGGATCAGATGGTGCTACAACTTGTCCTAATCCGTCTCGATACGTCAATTGGGATGGTATTCATTTGACAGATGCAGCTCATCATCGTATGGCAAACATTATCCTCAATGACATACTTCCAAAGTTCGTGTATAATAACGTTGAAGATGCAGGTGTACTCATGTCTAGTTATTGA